The DNA window AGGACGTCGTCCGCCACCCGATCGTGGGTCGCATCGTCGATGCCTATGAGGGCCCGCTGGAATGAATTTCCACCGATCGTCATCGCGAGCAGGCGCAGGCGCCGCAAACCGGATCTAGCGCTTTGCCGCTCCGGATTGCTTCGCTACGGCCGCATTGACGAGATGCAGCTGGATATCGAAATAGAAGAATGGCCGGACGGCGACTGGCCCGAGCTCGCAAAGCAAGCGGTGGCGGCGTGCGCGGTGCATGTTGCCGCGCTTGCCAATGAGCGCCTGATGGCGAGCCTTCTGTTCACCAGCGACGAAGAGGTCCGCGCACTCAATCGCGAATGGCGCGGCAAGGACAAGCCGACCAACGTGCTGTCCTTTCCGATGCTGACAGCGGACGAATTGCGCAATCTCGCGCCCGAAGGTCCGCCCGAAATGTTCGGCGATCTGGCGCTCGCTTACGAGACCTGCGCGCGCGAGGCGGCGGCAAAATGCAATCCGGTCGAGCACCACACCGCGCATCTGATCGTCCACGGCCTGCTCCACCTTGCCGGATACGACCATGAAACATCGGATGAAGACGCCGAGGAAATGGAAGCTCTGGAAGTGAAAATCCTTGCGGAGATGGGGATCGCCGACCCATATGGTGCGCCAGACGCAACAAAGAGAGAATCATAGGGGCCATGCCCGACAATAACGGAGATGCGGACAGTAGGGGCGGCCTGTTCCAGGCCATCCGCAAGATGCTCGGCGTGGAGGACGGCGAACGCAGCCTGCGCGCACAAATCGAAGAGCAGATCGACGCTTCGGCCGATGCCGAGGACAACCCCGAGCCGAGCAGCAGTGGCCCGCTCGACGACTTTTCTCCGGTCGAACGGCAGATGCTCAAGAACCTGCTGCATTTCTCCGAACACGATGCCGACGACGTGGCCGTGCCGCGCGGGGAAATCGTCGCCGTCAGCGCAGACCAGAGCTGGGACGAGGTCGTCGCCACCTTTGCCGAGCACGGTCATTCGCGCCTGCCGGTTTATCGCGACACGCTCGACGAAATCATCGGCATGGTGCTGGCGAAGGATCTGTTCCCGTTTCTTGCCACCCAATCCGAGCCGCCGAACGACTGGACGGTGCTGATGCGCCAGCCGCTGTTCGTGCCGCAGGCGCGCGGCGCGCTCGACGTGCTCGCCGACATGCGCGGGCATCGCACCCACCTCGCCATCGTGGTCGATGAATATTCGGGCACCGACGGGATCATCACGATCGAAGACCTGGTCGAGGAAATCGTCGGCGAGATCGAGGACGAACACGACGACGAACCCGAAGAGTCGTTCCGCGAAGTGGGCGACGGGATCTGGGAAGCCGACGCCCGCTGCGAGCTGGAAGATATCGCCAAGGCGATCGATCCGCGCCTCGCCGAAGTGGAAGAAGCCGTCGATACACTCGGTGGCCTCGCTTTCGTGCTGGCCGAACAGGTGCCGCAGCCCGGCGCGATCCTGAAGCACGACAGCGGCTGGACGATCGAAGTGCTCGAAGGCAATGAACGCCGGGTCGAGAGGGTGCGGCTCCACCCACCCGAGGCGGACACTCCCGACGAGGAAGACGTTTGATGCGCAGGCTTCCCCCGCTCCGCTCGCTCGAAGCCTTTACCCGCACCGTGCGGCTGGGCAGCGCGCGCGCCGCGGCCGAAGAGCTCGCGCTGAGCCCCAGCGCGCTGTCGCGCCGCATCGCCACGCTCGAGGAATTCACCGGCAAGCGGCTGTTCTCGCGCCAGAAGCAAGCGATGAAGCTGACCGATGAGGGCGATGCCTTCTATCGCGCGGTAGCCCCGCGGATCGATGCATTGGCCGATGCGATCGACGGGCAGGTCGAGGACGGGCGCCTGCATCGCCTCCACCTCGGCGTCATGCCGCTGTTCGGCAGCCAGCGCCTGTTCCCCCGGCTGGGCGAACTGCGCAGGCTCTATCCGCAGCTGCATATCGACATCGACACCAGCCCGCACCTCGAAGCGCGGGTCGGCGATACGCTCGATGCCGCGATCGTGCTTTCGGAGGCTCCCGATCCGGCGCTCTATTCGGTGCGGCTCGACCACAATCAGGTCTTCGCCATCGCCGACCGGGAAACGGCCGAAGCCGTCGGCGAGACTCCCGATGCAACAGTGCTCGCGCGGCAGACCTTCATGGTTCACAATGAACTGGCCGAGAGCTTCAATGCCTGGCGCAAGACGATCGGTCTGCCCGATCTCAATCCGGCGGCGATCGATCATTACGATAGCGGTCAGCTGATCCTTGAAGCTGCCGCGCAGGGCCTCGGCATTGCGATCATGCACGACGATCACCTCGCCCGTGCCAAGGACGAGCGCCTGGCCGCGCTATTTCCCGGGATCGAAGTGGAAAGTCCGTTCAGCTACTGGTTCGTCTGCCGCCCCGGAGCGCTCGAAACCCGCGCGGTGCGCCAGTTCCACGACTGGCTGATCGGCGCGGGGCTTTAAACCCCGACCTCGCGGACCTTGTAGTAGGTCTCACCTTCCTCGATCACGGGCTTTAGGCATTCGTGCAACGCATCGCGCTTGCAGGTCAGTTCGAAGATCGTTCCGAGATCGAAATTACGCGTCCAGGCAATCACGAAATTGATCGTTTCCACCTCCGGATCGTCGCGCGAAGCGCGCGGGATGAGGTGAATTGCATAAGCGCTTGCCGGCTTTGCAACCGGTTCGAACAACGGATGCTCACGCAGCAGTTGATGCAGTGTTTCGACGACCGCCACGCCGTCTGTCCAGCCGCTGAAATAGTGGACGTTGACCGGCACATATGTCTTTGCCTCAGCGCTTCCCGCAGGGGCTTCGTCATCAGCGCTCTGCGTAGCGGGGCGAACGATCGCCGGATTGTTTCCCAATGCGCGCAGAGCTTCGCTCGCATCGTTTTCGTAAGCGGCGATCCAGGTCAGGCAATCTGCCAACTGCGCCATGGAATGATCGCTGACAATACGGAAACCCGGCGCACAGTTGATGGTGAGCGTGGAACCGCCCTGCTGAAGGAAGATCGAGCGCAGTCCTGCGAGAATTTCGCCGCGTTCGTTGATCGCCCTGCGCCGCGCACCGCTGCCGCCCCAACCGTCGCGCGGCGAGGAATTGAAAGCGTAAATGGTGTCGGCGAGATCCGTCTCGCTGGCCTCTACGACATCCGGGCGCACTGCGGTCCGGCCGGAATAGGTCGCGATCGCACCGCCGAGCGAATGACCGGCAAGATAAATCGGTACCTCCGCGTATCCCGCGTCGTCGAGGCCCTTGCGTACCTGCTCGAAGATCGTCCGGCCCCGCCGGTTCTGAACCAGCCAGAGATTCCCGTACCACCAGTCCTCGAAACTGTTGAATTCGGTGCCGCGGAAAGCGATCGCCGTCGCGACAATCTTGCCGTTTTCAAATTTGTCGAAGACCGAATAGGCAAAACCGCGCGGGTCGTTGTCCGTCCTCACCCTCGTACGCCACGCCCCCGGCAGAGCGAATTCCTTTTCCGCTTCCTTGTAGGACAGCGCAGCCATCATGGCGTACGGCCACGCTTCCGCGGCGGCGAGCCTTGTACCT is part of the Alteriqipengyuania halimionae genome and encodes:
- the ybeY gene encoding rRNA maturation RNase YbeY, with the translated sequence MQLDIEIEEWPDGDWPELAKQAVAACAVHVAALANERLMASLLFTSDEEVRALNREWRGKDKPTNVLSFPMLTADELRNLAPEGPPEMFGDLALAYETCAREAAAKCNPVEHHTAHLIVHGLLHLAGYDHETSDEDAEEMEALEVKILAEMGIADPYGAPDATKRES
- a CDS encoding hemolysin family protein encodes the protein MPDNNGDADSRGGLFQAIRKMLGVEDGERSLRAQIEEQIDASADAEDNPEPSSSGPLDDFSPVERQMLKNLLHFSEHDADDVAVPRGEIVAVSADQSWDEVVATFAEHGHSRLPVYRDTLDEIIGMVLAKDLFPFLATQSEPPNDWTVLMRQPLFVPQARGALDVLADMRGHRTHLAIVVDEYSGTDGIITIEDLVEEIVGEIEDEHDDEPEESFREVGDGIWEADARCELEDIAKAIDPRLAEVEEAVDTLGGLAFVLAEQVPQPGAILKHDSGWTIEVLEGNERRVERVRLHPPEADTPDEEDV
- a CDS encoding LysR substrate-binding domain-containing protein — protein: MRRLPPLRSLEAFTRTVRLGSARAAAEELALSPSALSRRIATLEEFTGKRLFSRQKQAMKLTDEGDAFYRAVAPRIDALADAIDGQVEDGRLHRLHLGVMPLFGSQRLFPRLGELRRLYPQLHIDIDTSPHLEARVGDTLDAAIVLSEAPDPALYSVRLDHNQVFAIADRETAEAVGETPDATVLARQTFMVHNELAESFNAWRKTIGLPDLNPAAIDHYDSGQLILEAAAQGLGIAIMHDDHLARAKDERLAALFPGIEVESPFSYWFVCRPGALETRAVRQFHDWLIGAGL
- a CDS encoding alpha/beta hydrolase family protein, yielding MDCTTGEVRGGWCEGTRLAAAEAWPYAMMAALSYKEAEKEFALPGAWRTRVRTDNDPRGFAYSVFDKFENGKIVATAIAFRGTEFNSFEDWWYGNLWLVQNRRGRTIFEQVRKGLDDAGYAEVPIYLAGHSLGGAIATYSGRTAVRPDVVEASETDLADTIYAFNSSPRDGWGGSGARRRAINERGEILAGLRSIFLQQGGSTLTINCAPGFRIVSDHSMAQLADCLTWIAAYENDASEALRALGNNPAIVRPATQSADDEAPAGSAEAKTYVPVNVHYFSGWTDGVAVVETLHQLLREHPLFEPVAKPASAYAIHLIPRASRDDPEVETINFVIAWTRNFDLGTIFELTCKRDALHECLKPVIEEGETYYKVREVGV